The DNA window TGCCAACTGCTCGGAGAGCCGGACAGAAGGCGGGTCTCCCATGCGGCCGGCGGGAAAGTGATCCAGACCCACGTGGATGAGACCTCTCAGAAAGGTCCCGGCGGTCAGGACGACGGTCCGGGAGAGGAATTTTTCATGGATCTGGGTCTCCACCCCGTACACGCGTCCATCCCGTATCAGGAGATGGTCAACCATGGCCTGCCGGATATCCAGATTGATCGTGTTCTCCACAACCGACTTCATTCGTTTACGGTAAAGGTCCCGGTCGTTCTGGGATCTTGAACCCTGCACGGCCAGCCCTTTGCGCGTATTGAGCCGTCTGAACTGGATTCCGGTCTGGTCGGTATTCCGGGCCATCTCGCCGCCCAGGGCGTCGATTTCCTTTACCAGATGCCCCTTGGCCAGGCCCCCGATGGCCGGGTTGCAGCTCATGGCTGCGATCTGGTCCAGGTTGATGGTCAGAAGGAGGGTCGGGTGCCCCATCCTTGCGGCCGCCAGGGCCGCCTCGCAGCCCGCGTGACCCGCCCCCACCACGATCACATCGTATGTCTTGCTATAGGTGGACATTTCTGGATACTGGATACTGGATGCTGTATACTGGCCCCCAGGGTTCAACCGGTCTCAGCGGTCCCAGGGTGCCAATATTCAATTATCGATCGAAAAGGGTCAATCCTGTCACATACTCCATTTCATAATCGAGGCCGCCCAGGTCAATCCCGCCCCAAAACTGACCAGCAGCACGTTCTTGCCTCTGCTCAGCAGACCCCCCCGCCAGGCCTCATCCAGGGCGATCGGTATGGAGGCGGAGGAGGTATTCCCGTATTTATGGAGATTGGTGAATACCCTGGTCATGGGGACTCCGATGTTGTCCGCCATGGCCTGAATAATTCGGATATTGGCCTGGTGAGGGACCACCAGATCGATCTCGTCGCTCGAGAGGGAGTTGTGCTTCATGGCGTCTTTTGCAATGGATGACAGGCATTCGATCGCCCTCTTGAACAAGCGGTTGCCGTTCATGTTCAGATGAAACGGCATTTTGCTCAGGCCTTGAAGAATAGTGGGCGTATAACCGTTTCCATCGGAAGAATAAAGGAGATTCCACAACTTGCCATCCGACTTCAGATGACTGGAAAGGATCCCACCCTCTTCCTGGTTGGCCGTCACCACCACGGCCCCGGCCCCGTCCGCCAAAAGGACGCATGTGCCGCGATCATGCCAGTTGACAACACTTGAAAGACGGTCCACGCCTACCACCAGGGCCTTTTTGCAGGTCCCGCATTGAATGGCGTTATTGACCGTGTTGAGTGCATACAGGAATCCCGAACACCCGGCCGAGACGTCAAATGCCACGGCGTTCTCTGCGTTCAGGGCCTCTTGAACCATACATGCCGTTGAAGGGAACTGGCAATCCGAGGTGACGGTGCCGACGACAATCATGTCCAGTTGATCCGCATCGACCCCCGCCATCTCCAGCGCCTTTTTTGAAGCCTGGGTCGAGAGGTGGGTGGTGGTTTCATCCCTGTCAGGAGATGAGATGCGTCGCTCCTTTATTCCGCTTCGGCGTACGATCCACTCATCGGTTGTGTCTACAATGCCTTCCAGATCCTTGTTGGACAGTATCCTTTCAGGTACCGACAGACCTGTCCCAATGATATGTGCCCGCTTCATCATTTCCTAAATACCTCTTATTTTTCTAAGCAAATTCATTCTACTTTGACCAAAGCAAAATTTAACTTTATACCAAAAACAAAGGGAATTTGATAGTATTAAATGAGATGGTGAATAAAAAGGCCTCTCCACATCTCTTGCCCCTTCAAAACACCCTGCAGAAATCTTGACAAACGGCGAGTCGGCGAATATGTTCTTTCAATTTTGGAGGGGTGACCCTGTTGGCGAACCTCGAGGAAGCAAGCTTCCCATTATCGCCTCTTCGACCCATTTCATCAGCTATTTCAATATGTAGCCGGTATCAGCAACAGAGATCAGAGATCAGAGGTGGAAAAAGACTTTTTTCAGCAACCCCAACCCGGCATAAAGAGATCCTTATGGATAAACACCTGCTCATTGAATCTTTGAAAGAGATCGTGGGAGACGCGTATGTCCTGTCATCGGATATGGACCTTACCCTCTACAGCTATGATGCCTCTCTGGAAAGGGCCATGCCCGACGTGGTGGTACTGCCCGATACCACGGAAGAGGTGTCCAGGATCATGGCCCTGGCCCACAGGGAAAAAATCCCCATCCTGGGGAGGGGATCGGGCACAAATCTGACCGGAGGGACGGTCCCCGTTGCCGGGGGAATCGTGGTGCACTTCTCGCGGATGAACCGGATCCTGGAGATCGATATCCCCAATCGCACGGCCATTGTGGAGCCGGGCGTGATTACCCTCGATTTTCAAACCCAGGTCCTGAAAAAAGGGTTTGTGTACCAGCCGGACCCGGCCAGCCAGAAGGTGTCCACCCTCGGCGGAAACATCGGGGAGAACTCGGGCGGACCCCACTGTCTCAAATACGGGGTGACCACCAATCATGTCCTGGGCCTGGAGATCGTCCTGGACGACGGCGCGGTCGTCTGGACGGGCGGCAAATGCCCTGACAATTTCGGTTATGACATCAAAGGCCTTCTGGTGGGAAGCGAAGGGACCCTGGGCCTGGTCACCAAGATCATGTTGAAACTGGAGCGGGCCCCGGAAGCGGTCAAGACCATGCTGGCCATCTACGACACCATCCAGGACGGGGCCAATACGGTTTCGGCCATCATT is part of the Deltaproteobacteria bacterium genome and encodes:
- a CDS encoding ketoacyl-ACP synthase III, translated to MKRAHIIGTGLSVPERILSNKDLEGIVDTTDEWIVRRSGIKERRISSPDRDETTTHLSTQASKKALEMAGVDADQLDMIVVGTVTSDCQFPSTACMVQEALNAENAVAFDVSAGCSGFLYALNTVNNAIQCGTCKKALVVGVDRLSSVVNWHDRGTCVLLADGAGAVVVTANQEEGGILSSHLKSDGKLWNLLYSSDGNGYTPTILQGLSKMPFHLNMNGNRLFKRAIECLSSIAKDAMKHNSLSSDEIDLVVPHQANIRIIQAMADNIGVPMTRVFTNLHKYGNTSSASIPIALDEAWRGGLLSRGKNVLLVSFGAGLTWAASIMKWSM
- a CDS encoding FAD-binding protein; the encoded protein is MDKHLLIESLKEIVGDAYVLSSDMDLTLYSYDASLERAMPDVVVLPDTTEEVSRIMALAHREKIPILGRGSGTNLTGGTVPVAGGIVVHFSRMNRILEIDIPNRTAIVEPGVITLDFQTQVLKKGFVYQPDPASQKVSTLGGNIGENSGGPHCLKYGVTTNHVLGLEIVLDDGAVVWTGGKCPDNFGYDIKGLLVGSEGTLGLVTKIMLKLERAPEAVKTMLAIYDTIQDGANTVSAIIAEGIVPATLEMMDNIVMRAVERTIKVGYPLDAAAVLIIELDGMPEGMDGHAERIMEICRKNNVREVKLAKDDAERAILWAGRKGAFGAVGQVRPSYVCCDGTVPRTRLPEVLKKVLEVGKKYDVPIGNVFHAGDGNLHPLIMFDDRDPEEKARVLKASSEILKLCAEAGGTISGEHGVGLEKISETCFIFSDKDLEFERSIKHAFDPDDILNPGKLIPDSPCER